The Synechococcus sp. MU1643 genome contains a region encoding:
- a CDS encoding helix-turn-helix transcriptional regulator, giving the protein MATVHAQWVKGALASIAELTDKERAVLTQVGRGLGNSDIAEELFISEETCKSHLRAIRQKVGETDRVKLALIAIRAGI; this is encoded by the coding sequence ATGGCCACCGTGCATGCGCAGTGGGTTAAAGGCGCTCTTGCCTCCATCGCCGAGCTGACTGACAAAGAACGAGCGGTGCTGACTCAAGTAGGCAGAGGACTCGGCAACAGCGATATAGCCGAGGAGCTTTTCATCTCAGAGGAGACATGCAAAAGCCACCTTCGGGCAATCCGTCAAAAGGTTGGCGAGACAGACAGAGTGAAACTTGCTCTCATTGCCATCAGAGCAGGCATTTAA
- a CDS encoding tyrosine-type recombinase/integrase, whose amino-acid sequence MATGLIHLPRVSETESWIKPFRRQIAETCGESWYVRNNRGRIRLVVRDAGTVSLPFEWTARGSALALPRIQQIFKRWNGGQITLAAAAQNADTSSSHQKLDFSQLIETYREFVPNAGDKTWEGFYLPVLRNCAKAFEGRPPVDGEALAMQCLAQWEQGTRMRQMCRQKLYSFLNWAVQHGHLKPIYFPPATLPETLKPKRIGYPLSDAQILQILDNLPQGEKHNRWRFAIQLCSVYGLRPEELRYLRIKDGANRAELWTIYQKSMGGTKGAKTQPRRLHPLLVRDADGSAINWNLQSRLQVGEKLPPLNSEGNGSEALSRYLRRRTVWLSMREDAKRQGEQLTPYSFRHRYAKGMHAANIPIANISEAMGHTIEVHLKSYARFKPNATADLVAAVNV is encoded by the coding sequence GTGGCAACCGGCCTCATTCACTTGCCCCGCGTTTCTGAGACAGAAAGCTGGATCAAGCCCTTCCGCCGTCAGATCGCAGAGACCTGCGGAGAGAGCTGGTACGTCCGCAACAACCGCGGCCGGATTCGCTTAGTAGTCCGTGATGCGGGGACTGTTTCACTCCCGTTTGAGTGGACTGCGCGTGGTTCTGCGCTTGCGTTGCCCCGCATCCAACAGATCTTCAAGCGCTGGAACGGTGGACAGATCACCCTTGCCGCGGCCGCACAAAACGCCGACACCTCCAGCAGTCACCAGAAGCTGGATTTCAGCCAGTTAATCGAGACTTACCGGGAGTTCGTCCCCAACGCTGGCGACAAGACCTGGGAGGGCTTTTATCTGCCTGTGCTGCGCAACTGCGCCAAGGCATTCGAAGGCCGACCCCCAGTGGACGGTGAAGCGTTAGCGATGCAATGCCTGGCCCAATGGGAACAGGGCACAAGGATGCGCCAGATGTGCCGGCAGAAGCTCTACAGCTTCCTGAACTGGGCGGTGCAACATGGACACCTAAAGCCCATTTACTTCCCCCCTGCGACGCTCCCAGAGACCCTGAAGCCAAAGCGCATCGGTTACCCCCTCAGTGATGCGCAGATCCTCCAGATCCTCGACAACCTGCCTCAGGGTGAAAAGCACAACCGCTGGCGGTTCGCCATTCAGCTCTGTTCCGTCTACGGCCTGCGCCCTGAGGAGTTGCGGTATCTCCGGATTAAGGACGGAGCAAACAGGGCAGAACTCTGGACGATTTATCAGAAGTCGATGGGGGGAACGAAGGGAGCCAAGACGCAACCGCGCAGGCTGCACCCCTTGTTGGTGCGCGATGCAGATGGGTCTGCGATCAACTGGAACCTGCAAAGCCGATTGCAGGTGGGCGAGAAATTGCCGCCGTTGAACAGTGAAGGCAACGGCAGCGAGGCATTAAGTCGTTATCTGCGCCGGCGGACGGTTTGGTTGTCGATGCGTGAAGACGCCAAGCGACAGGGTGAGCAGCTCACCCCCTATTCATTCCGGCATCGCTACGCCAAGGGGATGCACGCTGCCAATATCCCCATCGCCAACATCAGCGAGGCAATGGGGCACACCATCGAAGTGCACCTGAAGAGCTACGCCCGGTTCAAGCCAAACGCGACGGCAGACCTCGTGGCAGCGGTCAACGTCTGA